CTGACCTTGGCAAGCCCGGCAAAGTTGATCGGTAGTACTTGAGAAGTAGCCTCCTGACCCTCATCAGGGGTGAGAATGACGACATCATCTTGTTGAAGCGAAATGGCCTTTTCACTTTTATTCACAACCTGCATCTCGGCACCAACAGTATCCAGCATTACCTGCATACAGAAATGCCGaaaatattattagtataaaaatcaatcattttgcaaaattgaatttcaaattaacagaaaaggaaaaaaaaaaaaaaaaaaaagaggaagaaGGTGCATACAGCACAGAGCTTCTTAGTGGTCTTAATAGCAGCCTTGAGATTCTCTAACGTATCTTGGTGATACTCCTCGTCTCCCCATGAAAAATCAAACCTGGCAACTGCCACCCATTCCCACATCCTTGttaatctttgatttataaAGACATATTAAAAAGCGACAAGTGTGTGGAAATGTATTAAACTTATTCTGTCTTGTTATTGTATCTATCCGACTCTCAAAATCTTTATTGTCCGTATCAAACTTTCATATTAAACCACCTCCAATACGGTCTAGCGGTTATCATCCTCGCATTTTAACAAGAGGTCTGAAATTCAAATCTCACTACTTAGAGTTATGGGGATAGTAAGAAACAGTTAAACAACGTATATCTGAGTCAAAAAGACTATTGCGAATATCATTTTACCTAGCCATCGGGTAAAAAGTATACGAGTAGTATTTCTGCTGATGTGGCAGTATATATAAGTTGACACGTAATCAAAACAATGGTATCGACATACATAAATTTAGATTGTACAGTAATAATTAGACAGTCGAAtacatctaccaataaactaaaacaggattgagatgttCATGAAACGACACATGGcttaatccttgatcgacacgtgtctttttaaatttatttattttgttaaattagctttcctaattgtatataaattgaaTTTCCTTATTGGACTTAGTTTTAAACTCTAATTCTtagcttatagatacaaaacaaattataacTTATTTGATTGAACGTATTCTCATTAATAATGAGATCTCTTTTTCGTTCTCGGTTCTTCAACTCCaacttattacttataataagttaataacatgcagacttcaaaaaattgagtttacgatccgaaatcacaaagCTATTTGCCATCATccactaaccgaaatcacaaggtaaatctaaaactttaactaaacatatacgagtattatatttatcaatactgtttattataacttagtttcGATTATAGGTTTACTTTAactacaatttatttcatactcacaaatcatgtataaggcatatttgaatttctttatgatacaatttatatagaaaCCGTCCATCGAACatgtattaggactagtataaatatataatagcaAAACGTAACAAGTTTAACACAGTTTCctataaaaattaacttaaaaaaaaaaaagaaacaatacCAGACATGCCAGCTTTAAGACAACCGGAGATGACGTCAACAGATCGAGAGCGAGGACCTAAAGTGCCAACTATTTTCGTCATCGCCGGAAAAAAACTCtaaaatcatcaacaaatacatcatataaaactgataataaaattacaaatttaaatttttttgatagAGAAGTACTGACAGCTTTAGATGGCTCAAGGATAGAAGCCATCCTGATGGGTTCTTCTAGAAGCAGATGATTCGAATGCATTTTTGAGAGATCACTGACAAACAAACAATAATCTAAGATATATGTCAAACAAACAAGAACTGATGCAGAATGAAAGATTGGTTTTCTTACATATCAAAAACCGACGGAGGAAAGGTTGCGTGgatatgactttttttttttttttctaatcgaTTCACattttaacttttctttttttttataaatattgattttaatttaaaaagtgGCTTGAAACCTCACGTGTCACGGTTGCAATTATTGCGATTACTATGTTAATTATGGATACTAGTGCTCTCTCACGACAAGTTTTAAAATACattaatcaaaaactaaaaaattaaaattcaagtatattaaatctttattactaatatcacaatttaattaatacgaaaactaaagaaggagaaatatgaaaattaactacatataaatatttatttcagtttacctttgtttcaaattttaattacaatattaataatgataataataatttaagttcacaatatattgaatttcataaaagtgataatctttaaaaattaaaaatatgtcaCCTGGTATAGGAGGAGGTTGAACCTTTTGATagtcgacttttttttttggtttggtcGTAGGTTTTCTTTAgtgagaatatgtgagggttttttcctatgttgtatatatatagataataaaataataatagtttttgggaggttttttttaaataaatattaaaaaattatagaatTAATAAAAAGAGAGAATTAGGCTCTAGGAAAGGAACTAGgagtgtcaagtgtaccccaacctcctcttttagtcatattattatagattatcattatttttattattatgatgatgttATGATTGgatctatatttttgttttacacCGTGATGATGAATTATACTTGCTAATTAGCCTAGTTAAGTTGTAcaaaaattcttttataaaagtaaGCCCATAACTTTATGGACTAAAATTGTaggattattaaaataataaataaatactaaaaaattagaggattaataaggagagagtaTTAGAATGTAggagggggattaggggtgtcaagtgtatccccaaccccctcttttagttatattatagattagttaatcaacccggattCAATTCGGACAgttaaaacatgttttttatataaatccaaaataaaaatatttataattggtAAATTTTGATGTTGATattattgaatttaataaaaagttaaacatcATTTGAAAGATTCAAAACActtatatttataacttttggGAACTTAAATTAATACACATATAAAAGTGGTTTTTCAAAAAACGAAAAGTCAACAATGTTAAGATGCAAtgtacaattactaataaaagaACCATATTTGCGAATTGCGATGATGAGAGTCAAAAATACGTAAGAGaaaatagtaaataaaaattGAAGGGTAAAAATGGAAaggacaaaattttaaaaagaaatattttttgtattataaCATCatcttttctaaaaataaagtgTAGACAATTTCTAGTTTGCCACatcaaatttttttctaaaaatcctttttgaatataattctcttttatttatctttatctttactcccttataaaagACGGGGATTATTACctgtgaatgtaactaactatgacaaaatgtctatattatttagagatcttgtaaaatgtctatgttatgtaatcaACTTTCAAATCTCGATTACCAATAAAAAGGTTATACGTGGCAGCTTAcatggttgtcacatatacccTGTTACATTAAATAActaggatttgaaagttcattacataacatagatattttacaagatctttacataacatagacattttgtcatagttagttatATTCACAGCTAATAATCCCTAGAAAAAAATagtctctttttattttaggtaattctacctttgaattaccagaattacccttgactttttatgttttgcctttaataaattataatttaaactctaaacatttatttcaagaattaacactttaagcccttattatctaaaaatttctactatcacaattacatcaacctataccacttgacaccgccaccaccaccaccaatagtaccatcaccgacaccattaGATTGCCTTCCCCACCACCGCTGCTGCATTGCGCGGAAACCATGCTCGTAATAGAGAATAGAGATGGTTTTGCTTATGTCAGTTCCTTGAACTGAAATTCACATTCGTTTAATTGAAATTAATACCATAACCATGCTAAATATTTGTGAATCTAAATACATATATCAGTTATATAACTGTAGGCTCTTTCTTTGCATTCTTTTTATCATGAAAAAATAGAATTGAAAGACAACACGAAATCCACTATACCAAAATTTGTTTGCTATTAGTCCGAAACCACTTTATCATATACGAGAGATAGTGCTCGGGCATTGTGggggtgagatggtgagggtgataggtcaagtcatagagtatgatagccaaataccttagctgtacgggctccgcccttagatttaaaaattcgtcgaaagtatgtctatatctatatcgaatgacatctctaatgaaagagcatgaaattttaaaaacacccacacagtttttataatttatcgatatacggtttttgagataaatctatatttttataatggtATTACTTATATCGTGGATATCCCTTGTATGTTAGATAATATGCTGCAAGTGCGCTGCACATCCCAAGGGTTGCTCGAATACCACTTGTAACACTCCGCCTTACCACAATTGTATGCTTTATCCATAGGTTCACggctgtaacaccccgctaaggCGGAATACAGGACAGATATATAGTACATAGCACAAGTCAATAGATCATAACACGTCATTATATTACAAGAAGTACAAAAGGAGGATTACACTGTACGAAAATCCCATAACAAAAGACTAAAAGTAGATAAGAGACATCATTTAAAACATACCAAAAGACTATACAATGACCTTAAGAACAATGTATCTTAATAAGGTACGAGTTTGACACGTCTTCGCGAAAGTTGACTTTATTAACGATTTCCTGAAAGGCACGCGAATAAAATGGATCAACTAAAAATAGTTGAGTGAGTCCATAGGTTTTCAGGATCCATATCAACTTGTTTAAAAGAATATGCTTAGTCAATgtacataaataatataattggtTGATTAAGTCTAGACATCTAGTATGCTTGAACTGTCAATTGTAATGAGGCCATTACTAAATTGCTTGACTGACTTTACCCACTACTAGAAAAATAGCTTTTAATGACACCTAAATTATGTCAAACGCATTTTAATGACAAGCAAAAACGTGTGTCATAAAAATTCTGTCATAATTTgtataatttaaaaagtttatgacaCGCAATtattagtgtcataaaaaaatgttgtgtAACACTGAATACACTTTTCTGCATGTCATcgtgttattattttttatccCGTTGTTTGACAAAAGCTTATTTCCtgcttgaaaaaaaaaaacaaaaaaaaaaacctgagTACTGattacgaaaaaaaaaaatcccccGAAAAAACCCCATTCTCGATTACCTCCTGTTCAAAATAAAAAGCTCTCGTTAAATTATTCACGTTCTCATTAAATTATTCAAGATTCACGACCCTCATTACAACAAAATCGAAATATTATGATAGATATATACATTTTCACGCTGCTAGTCAAAtcgatatatagatatatagatatatatctaCTGTTCAAATCGAAAATAAGGAGTTGAGTAACAACAAAATCGAAGCCCCAAATTGTTCAAAATCGAAGCCCTAAAAAAACCCCCAAATCGTACTGTTCAAATCGAAGCCAAATCCAGATTGTTCAGTTAATTGGGATTAGTTTTCTGGAATggaactatctttgaccgaatgtctatagtaggaaaaaactataGATGTGTGAATTGTATGcaagcaactcgaaaaaatgtttattgtgcgtaagaaaacatacgtggcaaccatatacaggtgccacttgtcagattttgattggttgaaacaaaattcttaaatacaataaacattatttcgagttgtttacatacactgcacacaactttagttatttcttactatagacattcgttcaaagtttcttacaatCCAGGAAACTTATCCGATTTTAATTTCACCctctttttgtttaaattatatattgattatagtgtatctatctacatatatatgtgtgtctatatagctatatatatatgtacctgTGTCTATATTGAATgcaaaaaatatatctatatgtatctgtatctatatatctattatctGTGTCTATATTGAATGCAAAaaggttttaatttttgtattttagtttcttttttgtAATGCACAAGTCATGGATTATGTCTGATAGATTATCAACGGCCTATGACGAAGGTGTGAAAGCCTTTTTAGAGTTTGCGCAAAGTAATGATACACAATTTAGATGTTATTCCATGTCCTTGTGTAAATTGTATCAATTTAATTAACCACTCGATTGGAAGATGGAGGAGTAGATAGCTCTAAGAAAGCGTAAAGTATTTGTCCTGAtgattgtattatttttttggtaacACACGAGACCAGAACTTAAATACTGCTAGGACCAAGTTCCTTTAATTAGTAATCTGATTGATTGTATTACGGTTGAATAAGAATAAGcagtagaagaagaaaaaaagcaaAGGGAACCGCAGTTTGCCTTTATGACAAAGAGTGATATTGATCATGTTGATGATGGATGAAATATGGACAGAAAGCCGTCAAGAATAGCCTCTACACAATAATTACATATCACAAATACGAGTATTAACTAGTAATATTTTACATATGAgtgtacaaatatatacataatatataattattgctTTGATCACAAAAGTCTACTTAGTTTCTTGGATTCTGAATATTAATATAATCCGGTATTAATCTAATTTGACTAGTAAATCTtgaatacacatatatatatatgtataattaaaaatcatgaAACCCTATATTCTCTGCAACTACTAACTTGTATTCTATCTGCAAAGTCTTTGGTTTAAGTTTGTTTCACATTCTTAATCGGCTTATTTTATACAACTAAcacaaattaataaattaatatgaaaCTCTTTTTCCCATGTTAATGTGTGAAGTTCTTTTTAATATCATTTTaccatagatatatatatatatatctactacagtattaatcaattaaaaattcTTGTAAGAATTAATCAAGTAGTTtaataattttgatatgaaatacaGAAGTTACTACAGATGCACAACTCAAAAGTGCACGGTGAAGAAGCGGGTGGAAAGATCGTATCAAGATCCGTCGAGTAATTACTACATATGAAGGACAGCATAATCATCACTTGCCTGCAACGCTCAGACGGAATGTTGGTAGCGGAATGTTGTATCTGCCATCTATGACTATGATGGCAGCACAAAGTGCCATGATGTGGGGGGTTGCAGCCGCTTCGTCAAGCTTCCCTCATCGTGAGTTTCtagctcatcatcatcatgcTGGGTTCTACAATAATTCTAGTGGTGTAGCTAGTAGTGAACGGATGATGTACTACCAGCAGCAGCAAACCCCATCATCAGTAGTAGTTCAGCAAATTCAGATGCATCATCTACTTGCTATTATCTTGATTCCCTACAGACTAGCATCGTCAACTAACAGTTTAAGCAAATAGTTGATGCGTAAGTAATAAATTATCTTATCTTTAAGCATGTTATATCCGTAAGTAATACTTgctatcatctttttttttgtagggCAATTGGATTGTATGATGTACAAAGTGGATTTAAGAAGAAGACTAAACTCAATTGGGTCAACTCTTAGGTAAGCACCAAATACAAACTGATATGTTATCTTTAATTCCCTTAATAGCACCAATTACAATTTGCCTAACAGTCAAGGTCGGAGAAGTTTAGCATAATTGTCTGCTCCACCTGATATGCTATGGAGATATTTTACTTGCCAAGTTAGTAGTTAGACACGCCCAAAACTAGAGGCATGGTATTAGGATAGGCAATCTTGATTGATAATACCAGAaggtcacaactcacaagtaACAGCAGTTTGATAATATCATGCTTTGAAAAAGAGACTTAATGCACTTGGAATAATATGTTGCTTAACCTAAATCTGTACTTATAATCGGGTCAGCCTTAAGATGGTTTAGTTTTAATTCAGGTGACCCAAATAGGCATTTGAAATTTGAACGCCATCTAATCTAACTATATAATAGCAGGTCATGCCCATTATGTTTCAGTCCACTTCACGTTTGGAATTGAATGGTAttatgttttgacttttgatctTGGGTAATGGGTTATACGGTTAGTGCCAGGATGTACTCAGATATGAGCATTGCTTGTTTCTGTCAAGATAAGAAATGATAAAACAATCAGAAGATTTTACAATTTCTGAGTCGTGTGAACAAGCATTCTCTGATATTCTAAACTCGGACAAATTCTCTGAGCTACGTGGTTTAATTCTCGATACTTTTGGTGTAGTTGATATTAACCAAATTTTGGGAGTTAATGCTATAAGTTTGAAGATAAAAGATGGAGCTCATGAAACTGCACCAATGTTTTACCTTAAAGATGTCCAGCAggtatttctttttttcaaacttTGACTGTCTATTTAATTATCTGATTTACTGGTCATAGTTTCTGTGATATATGCTGATGACATTTCATCATCTAACAAGCACTGTAGTTTGAATAAGCCCTCATAGAAACCTTGCAAGTTGCAAAGTACCGAAATTTTGTCTGACCACATGATCAGGAGTGTCTTTTTTTTCTACACTGCATATCTGTGTCTGACTCTGACTTGCATTGGTTCTTTGTTTCATCAGGATGTCAATCCTTTTTGCGTCTATTAAAATAAAGCCATATATGTGTTTGTCAAGCTAGAGAGATGGAACCTATTCAAGATTTCCCCCTTTGTTGAAGATATGAATTTCTAAGTTAAATTGTTTAAGATATAAAAATTGTCGgatgaaaacaaaaattgtCGAAACTGAAATCAAACTTAAGGTTGATTACTTTTTTATGCAATTTGCTCTATTTCTTTCTATACCAGACTTCTTTAAGTAGCCGTAATCAACTATATACTCACATGGatattttttggatttattAGGTGAACCATTTTGGCTCATTTGTGAGGCACTTTTTCAGCCTTACTGTACCCACAGACATTATTTCTGCTAGGATGGTTCTTACCACATTTGACTCTGCTGTATATCATGCAACTTCTTCACCATGTGTGCCGGTTCATATCAATTGCCCTTTTCGGGAACCTCTAGAAAGTACACCAAAAGAATGGAGGCAAAGCTGTTTAAAAGGATTAGAGATTTTCATAACACCAAAAGAATGCAACTTCTTCACCAGAAAATGCTTGATTCTGGAACTTAAGTGTGGATATTGGAGGGTATGCTCTCGAGTCTGGAACTTGCAGTACATAGTATTTTTGTGATGCTCTTTGAGGCATCGTCTTCCTGTGACAggcttaatttcttaatatgATTTGCAGGTTAGAGGTGCATTATTAGCACTTGATATAATGAGCAATTTCCCAGGCTTCCGGCTGATTTTGAGGTTTCTGCACAACGTAGCTCAGGCATGTTTGATTTACTAGAATTTGTGATTGGTTTTAAAATAACTTGTAGTTGTATGAAACgcattgttttgatatatatgaaatgcgctcttttgctatttgtgtatttatttgtattatgagCTAGATTAACTGTCATTTAATGTGTggatattaacaattttataattttttttttttaaatttgaaccATGACACGCAAAAAAGGCGACATAAAATAGTGTCATAAAAGTATGTCGTAAAAGAGTGTCTAAAAGCGTGTCATAATATCATGACGCGCCAAATGCGTGTCATAAAGCTTTATGACGGTTCGATTTATGACACCAAAAAACGTGTCATCTGACCCCTTTTATGACATCAAATCGGTGTCATTAAAGGTGTTTTTTCTAGTAGTGGAGGATTCATACTCTAACATCGTATGAATAGGATCTAAAGATACCATGCACCCACTGGGCAGGGTGGATGAGGGCTGGTCTAACCCTAGATAGCGCTATCCCATAATATCTACGGCATAAAGTTAATAGTATTGTGAATGTCTCGGGGGCTTAAAGTGTTATAACTCATGCAATAACGTACGaaatatgtttaaaagtctAAGACAAGCTCAAAAGCTTAAAATATGTCTATTAGTTCAATAAAAGGAGCAATAAGTCTAAAAATgtcaagtatatataatatgatcaACCAAAATTTAGTAAAGTAAAGTATGTCTTTCACCCCGCATTTAGAAAATAGTAAATTAGAAGGGGCTATAAACTCACCTTGTAACAACATCTACCGGGTCAATGAGAACAACTAAGCAAGGATGTCAACGTCCACTATCGTCTAAACCTAAGCACATAAATATGTAGGTGAGAACTAAGTACCACGCTAGCTAAAAGGTTGTAAGCCTAAAGATGATGTCTTTTTAAAATGCCATCATAtattgttatgttatttttgtCTTTCATGTGCATTTAATTTGTTGATACATATCATATTTAATCTTAaaagattattagtttatacatCCTttattgactatatatatatacattagttAACCATTAATAATTCTCATTAAATCATAACAATGacctatgttaattatatacttacataCCTACATATTATACAATAAAGTAGCCATGGAGACACATTTATTTTTGCTACATAGCTATGAACACATTACACACTCACAcgtcacacacacacacccaccATACACAAATTGAAAACTTGATTGTCCATTAGACTCACGTACAAATGACACACACTCTGCATGTACATACTGCCATATGCTTAGCTCACCAGTTGATGACTCACGCGCTACATCGCTTAGACCCTACACCGGACCAACCATGACACAGTTGTTTGACAGCAATCCGCATCATTTTTCGAGCAAGTTTGAGTACATACAATATCGAGTTATTGTAACACTATATATCTAAAGGTGTCACGATCAGTATTAGTCTCTAATAACCGAATGATACATGAACTATGGAGAATTTATAGTGACGATATTATAAAAATCGACTCAAAGTAACTGGAGTATGAACTAAAAATGATTCAGAGTGTGCTTTCTACTCTTGTCTGTTCGAAAGAAGACTCAGAAGAAGGAAAGTCGAAATAGTGCGGTTTTGTAATAAAAACCGTATAGTAAGGATAAGGTGTGAGGTGAAATGGTccattattatagatatatatacactgTAGATTAATGTTCCAAATCTAACAATTTTAACAATGATGATTTTTGTTTGGGATAATTTGAGCTGTATAGTTAAGGAAGAGACACCATTCATGCGTAGATACATAAAAAATTATTCCAGCTGTATCAACTATcagatttttgtttaattatttgaACAGATTATCTACATGcaatattacttttataaatatcaTGTATGCATAtttcataagtaaattaaatactaaaaataataGGTTGGTCTAAATGAGTAGATGACTTACCAAAAGGATTACATGGTGGCCAAGAGTGTAGATTTTAGTTTTGTTTCTCCGTTAATTATAGCCGCCTTGAATTGCAAGAGAATAAATAagtttgcatatatattttcatttatcttgTTAATATTGTTAAATGAGAAACTATCAGGAAGGATTATTGTTATTTCAAATGACTTACTCTTTAAGTATTTGACGTGTCCATTATGACTAACGAAGGAGTAGTTCTACGGTTGACGAGTGTCTAATGTGCTTAATGAATAGTTAAgtgttttatatatacatacatgctAATAATACAGATTAAACCATGTTCAAGTTATATTTGTGAACAGCTAATTTGAATTAACCAAATTACATAAAAGTTCTATAATGCGTTAATAGTATTTTTTAGATCAATTAATTGCTAGTTATTGATAATAGTTTAATTACAAGTTTTaagtttataataattaatataatatcatcCATATTTGATGGCATTTCACAAGACATTGACAATCTAGTTACTAGAGGACTCAAAATGTAGGTGTTAGGTTCAAAAGTGCTagttttgtaaattaaattataGATGTCTAAGTCTAACATTGTAAATTAAACTTGACAGTTATTACATCGGCTTTGGTTCTGATTGCTCAGACAAACTTCTAAGAAGGGTCACCCATATGGCATATGGCATAGCTGCCCTGAACACGCTTAACTGTCAAGTTCTCTTCCAATCCACAACCAATGCGCCTAAAACtcgttttgttattattattcgagtttattacattttctgttttagtttttggttttaGTGTGTTagatttgaaaaagaaaaccaagaagaagaaaaaggtgTTATAGAAGGAGAGTAGAGTGAAATGAAGAATTCGCCCCCCATTTAACGGTCCAAATAGAGAGCGTTTAGTCGCGAAGTAATAATTATGAGAAATTGACAAGTTCCAGAACGACTAGTGTAATTTCTTCATTTTAGTACATTATTTGCAAAAATtgtcaagttcagggacgaaaaatgtaatttactcattttaaaaaaaaaaaaaataggccAAAACCAAGTTAGGGTAAAACCATGGGCCAAAATCCCGAATAACCTAACAAATTTGGCTTAATAACCCTGTTCATAAGCATGGacaatgttattatatataatatatgtatgtataatatatgtatatgtatatgtattcaTATAAATTTTGATAATGAAGTAATATTACGTGTTTTATTGATCAATATTTACTAATCTTTATAACAATTCCATAACCGGTTTGAAtctaaaaaatgtatatttaacTCTTGTCTCTAATATGTGTGaattatttattacttataagtTTATTATAGCTCCAGTTATATGAATTTACTAACCTATTCTTATTCTTATCCAACAATGATACTTTTTTAGTAGTTATTTCATTTAAGTCCAACTTTTATGTTGAAAACCAATGACCAAATTTTAACCTTTGTTTTAGTAGTGTCAAACTATTAAGATTGAATTGAGTTGATTATCTTttacttctttattttttttataaaacaaactcactctttctttttaatctttCTATCATTAGAATATCCAAAATAATTTctaactttcaaaattttttcaATCCACAAACTACATCTACTCAATACCCTCAAAATTTGGTAATCCCTCATATACCCAAACTaacc
This genomic interval from Erigeron canadensis isolate Cc75 unplaced genomic scaffold, C_canadensis_v1 Conyza_canadensis_unscaffolded:19, whole genome shotgun sequence contains the following:
- the LOC122584270 gene encoding protein PHYLLO, chloroplastic-like produces the protein MFYLKDVQQVNHFGSFVRHFFSLTVPTDIISARMVLTTFDSAVYHATSSPCVPVHINCPFREPLESTPKEWRQSCLKGLEIFITPKECNFFTRKCLILELKCGYWRVRGALLALDIMSNFPGFRLILRFLHNVAQACLIY
- the LOC122584271 gene encoding pyruvate kinase 2, cytosolic-like codes for the protein MHSNHLLLEEPIRMASILEPSKASFFPAMTKIVGTLGPRSRSVDVISGCLKAGMSVARFDFSWGDEEYHQDTLENLKAAIKTTKKLCAVMLDTVGAEMQVVNKSEKAISLQQDDVVILTPDEGQEATSQVLPINFAGLAKVRCSLV